One window of the Shimwellia blattae DSM 4481 = NBRC 105725 genome contains the following:
- a CDS encoding TetR/AcrR family transcriptional regulator yields MTTETQHRKKDPIRLHRQLLESAALIAGRDGIAALSLNAVAREAGVSKGGLLYHFPNKQALIFALFTRLLDIMEQAIGELMAADNITHGRFTRAYLRYLSNPALTGTHESRQLMVLSLAMPDEPVLRKCWRDWMLGHLARGDALDNGPTGTLVRYAADGIWLSELTEGRTMSREHRQSLVNNLTKMTLPT; encoded by the coding sequence ATGACCACGGAAACCCAGCACCGTAAAAAAGACCCTATCCGCCTGCACCGCCAGTTGCTTGAGTCCGCAGCACTGATTGCCGGGCGCGACGGTATTGCCGCGCTCTCGCTCAATGCTGTCGCCCGCGAGGCCGGGGTCAGTAAGGGCGGGCTTTTGTACCACTTTCCGAATAAACAGGCGCTGATCTTCGCCCTGTTCACCCGGCTGCTGGACATTATGGAGCAGGCGATAGGCGAGCTGATGGCCGCCGACAACATCACTCACGGGCGCTTTACCCGCGCCTATTTACGCTATCTCTCCAACCCGGCGCTCACCGGCACCCACGAAAGCCGCCAGCTGATGGTACTGTCGCTGGCCATGCCAGACGAGCCGGTACTGCGCAAATGCTGGCGCGACTGGATGCTGGGGCACCTGGCCCGGGGGGATGCACTCGACAACGGCCCGACCGGCACCCTGGTGCGCTATGCCGCCGATGGTATCTGGTTATCAGAGCTCACCGAAGGACGCACGATGAGCCGTGAACACCGCCAGTCACTGGTGAATAATCTGACAAAAATGACGCTTCCCACGTGA
- a CDS encoding winged helix-turn-helix domain-containing protein produces MRYNINARLIYDATDGTLTLPDSDEPDSQLSITASALLYFFLRHTGVVSRDEVLKKVWDDNGLTSSNSNLNQYLSMLRKTFRHYDIDNIIVTVSRGMLQLNQDLSIEILADAPPAPVAPAAPAAPPEPLVAQDAAEPRTPPAARWHSRARCWYLAGGCLLIMALLLVVFTLVSARVARPISLTHISHSQCELQASDEMLRSVSANAYVRNFDQVRQRLRIGGRPGERFVFFYGDRLETNGLGRVFLAHCAMHEDNPFSYCDNYFYYAWKPQ; encoded by the coding sequence ATGCGCTACAACATCAATGCCCGTCTTATTTATGATGCAACGGACGGCACACTGACGCTACCTGACAGCGATGAACCGGATAGCCAGCTATCCATCACTGCCAGCGCACTACTCTATTTTTTCCTGCGCCACACCGGCGTTGTCAGCCGCGATGAGGTGCTGAAAAAAGTCTGGGACGATAACGGGCTGACCTCTTCCAACAGCAATCTCAACCAGTATCTGAGCATGCTGCGAAAAACCTTCCGCCACTACGATATCGATAACATTATCGTCACCGTGTCGCGCGGCATGCTGCAACTCAACCAGGATCTCAGCATCGAAATACTGGCCGACGCGCCGCCTGCCCCTGTGGCCCCGGCCGCCCCGGCTGCCCCGCCAGAGCCGCTGGTGGCGCAAGACGCAGCAGAACCCCGGACACCGCCCGCCGCCCGCTGGCACTCCCGCGCCAGGTGCTGGTATCTCGCCGGTGGCTGCCTGCTGATCATGGCGTTGCTGCTGGTGGTGTTTACGCTTGTCAGCGCACGGGTGGCGCGCCCTATCAGCCTGACACACATCAGCCACAGCCAGTGCGAGCTACAGGCCAGTGACGAGATGCTGCGCTCAGTCTCAGCCAATGCTTACGTCAGGAATTTTGACCAGGTGCGCCAGCGCCTGCGCATCGGCGGCAGGCCCGGGGAGCGTTTCGTCTTCTTCTACGGCGACCGGCTGGAGACCAACGGCCTTGGCCGGGTGTTCCTCGCCCACTGCGCCATGCACGAA